CTTCTGGAGTGGCTCGTAGATCTTCCCTAGAGCTCTCAACACCATCATTTGTGTTGGTAACAGAGAATTTAGCTTTATCACTATCTATTACCTCTACATTTTCCTGGTGAAAGGAAGCATTTTCTGAACAATTAGAAAGGACAGCATAAGACTTTTCAACTATTTTTGAATGACACCTGTCCAATTCATCCTTTTTTTCAGTCTGAACTATCAAATCTTTGGCCAACTGCATATTAATTCTCTGTTGGTCTCGAGCTAACTTATGCTGCAATTCATCTACATCTCTGTCAAGCTTCAAAACATGTAGCTTCAAAGACTCACGACGCTGAGCCTCAATAGAACGTTTCATAGCTTCTCTTTTATTTAAGAGTGTCTGAGGCCTTAATGAAGAAGGGCGCTTGTAGTTCTTTCCACGGTATACAATGATTGCATAACCCTTACTGACTCTCTCCACTGCGACTAGAATTCCGCCACTTTCTGCCTCTAATGTTCGCGCTCTTGCATGAACCTCTTCAATGCTTCTCTCACCACAAATTATTTTCACGAGTTCCCTGTATTTCCAGTGAAGATGCATGTTTTCAACTGTTCCATCAAACACTCCACGCCTACCTAATAAGAGAAATGGCTTCATTCTCAACCCAACCTTCCTCAGCATATATCTTTCTTCTTCAGTGATGCCTTCTTTATCTATTTCACTTGGTTGTAGGATCTCTTCTTTTTCCAGCTCTGTTAGAAGAGTCTCTGCCCTGGCTTTCTTTGCTAAAGCCAGCGATAACTTTGAGTTAGTTCTAGTAACAGCTTCTTCAATGGACCTTAGCTTCCTTTGTTCAGACAAAACTTTTTCTTTTTGGTGAACATAATTCTCAGCTTCAATAGCAGGGACTACTAAATTATCGCCAATCACACTATCATTAGTTTTCAAGTTGATGTCCACTGTCCCAGGTTTGTGATTTTGCACATCTATAGCTGATGAATTATGATCCCGCCTATCGTTCACTCCGTTAAGTCTCTTCCTTTGCTGTTCTATTGCCACAGAAACTTTGGCTGGAAGGAAATCTTTTCCTCTATAGAGTACAATATATTCCCTATCTCGGGAAAGTAGAACACCCCCTGTTAACCACTTTAACTCTTTAGCGATTAATTCACTGTTTGTATTCTGGACTCCTCTCTTGATTGCAATTTTTGCAATCTCGCATCTTTCCCAGAGCTTTATGATAGAAGCCGCCAAACCTTGAAGTTTTCTATTCCTCCCTAGTGCAAAATGGCATGGTAAAGGCCGGCCCAGTCTTTTTAATGTGTTCATTTCATCATTTGTTAGTATAGGTTTAACTCCATATGGAAGAAGGCGGAAAGGTTTTCTGTATCCTGAAACAACTGCTGGAAGAAGATCCGCATCCACAGGTAAAGGATCATAACCCCACCAATCAGTAAAGCGTGGACCAAGTCCATCCAACAGACTGTCAGATTCTTCTGCAAGCTGCAACTCCCCAGGCAGCTGAAATCGTACTCTATTTGGAGAACCTACACCTTGTATCAGAGGTGGTTTCACAGTTTTGTTTGACAAGGGACTTTCGGAAGATCCAACACTACCCACACGAGATGAGCATATCTCATTTTCACCATCTATCGGATCATCAAACTGTAAGGTTTTATTTGTTTCATTATCTTCATTAAGGAAGTAAGGATACCTGTAATCTGCTCCCCTGTATAAAATCATATTACTCCCAGACCTCCAAATAACCAATCCTCCTGTTTTTCTCTGAGAAAGTCAACCAAAAAAGTAAATATCAACTAATTATGCTTCCCAGTTGTAGTAAATGGGCGGCACAAGCATTTTGGTAAAACCTTAAcgtaattattaaaaatatattcaatgtgTGTGTATAACACAATAAGTGTAAATCAATTTGCAACAGAAGAAGcataatataaaattattcatGGTCTTGTTTGTAATCATTTTGCACTAGAAGCATCATCCTGGAAAAGTATTTAAAGTCTTAATCACAATTAAAATCTATATACTAgttaatttggaaattttgaagaTGCAACAGGCACTTGCATGACCAAAAAAATAGATTTTGTGCTAGAAGTGAACCAGGTTCTAAGGTACATAAACAACACACAAGATTCAAAATTTGTCTTCTGTTCCAGCCTTGGTGAGCTCACTAGCACTCCTActtttttgttaatttttaatttattttggttGGGTGAGGGGGAGACTAAAGGATGGAAAAAGCATTTGACAATGCCTCTACTTTGTTTATGCTGAACGAACGCCTGAAAACTATTCTGCTAAACAATGTAATTGTTCTAGCTGACTGAGTTAGATTTTCTTTAATTATATAGAATTTGCCTTCACAAGGTCCATTATCATATGAAAGCAACAAAGGAATAATACAGTTACCATAATAAAAGGGAGAAACAAAAAAGAATGTGTACCTCCAACAAGTCATGAGTTCTCTTCATATTCAACCTACAAATAtcatcacatttaatcttaacAAGTTCTGTATGCCTCCACCTCTCATGAACCCCATTCACAATCCCTTCCGTAACCCCAGCCTTACCAACCTTCAATTTCTGCTTCAACTTAATACCAATACTCCTTAACCGCTTCAACTCTTCCGACGACAACTTCAATTCAGCCAAACTAGGCACATTATTCTCCACCACTTTCCTCCTCTTACCCTTCTCCACCAGCACTTCATTCCTCAAGTGATGATACTGCCTAATAGCCGTCCCTGTCCCAGGTTCAGGCACGGGATTCTCTGGCGTGCTCCAGCTGGAATCAAATGTGTGACCAACGCGGTACTTAGGTATATCAGTAGGTAAAGGCACAAATATTTGGCCCGGAGAATTTGCATTGCTACTTATATTACTATCCTCGTCGTCAGCCAGCGGAGATGGAGCAGTTTGTTTATCATCATGATTATCGAAACCGAGAGTCCGAAGCTTGTCAGCGATTCTTTGAATAGCGGAATGAGGTAGAAGAGGAGTTTGGGTATTATTGACAGAAGCGCGTACCCGGGGAAACCCTGATAATTTTTGATAATTCTTGTTTTGATTTGTTTGGTTGGGGAATAAAAGCAAACATAAAGGGGGTGTTGGTAAAGAAGAGGAAGAGTAGTTGATGTTCGGAATGACGAGAGGGCTTCTGGAGGATTGGTAAGGAAGTAGCAGCAATTCCATCCTGTAGTTACAGCTAACTACATCAATTCATTATCATCGTTTCCTTATCTTCTTCCCTGACTCACCAAATTGTTGGAGCACGACTAAAATTTTACATTTTCATATTGTTATTTGTTAACATAATCTATACTTGATACTATAATTTGGTTCGTTATTCtctaattttagtttttaaaaaaaatagagttatatatccgttaaactactaaattgttaaacaaTTAGATATAGTCTACTTATCCTGCTAAATTACgactattttattattaaaaaataaataaatagtgttatatatccgctaaactactaaaacCACTAGACGGAGTCTACTTATTCTACTAAAGTTATCCATTATTTTTactataaatttataattattatatatttacaaaaatattttcaaaatttgaatacaacaggataaataaaattttaaaatattaacgAGAACCCGTGCATCGGACGAGAATTAAAGTAGTTTTTATAATAGACAAAGTCTATGTTTTTTCGAAAATAAACGCTACAAAATTTATACTAAGATGATTCCGAAAacaatttctttttctttttgtgaaAACAAACCATTACAACCGATATATTTGGTTGCTTGGTTTAAAATTTGATTCGTATTAATTTAGCGGTAAACAAATGGATTTTactttttgaaaaataaaaaatctaAAACCTTCCCCTTTCAGATTTAATAATATCCTATCAATGGTCAAATGTTAAATACCTATACTTCTATAGTTGAATTATCCTAACAATATCAGAACGTAAAGTagtgaaaaatatttttattttataattctAAGTATTTAAGTGCTTTATTATCTATAGTTGAATTATCTATTTTACGGatgaatttttattataaatgttgtcttttttttcatttttttttgaAAACCAAAGGAGTTGCATTAATTCAAACGATCAAAAGTAAGGGCCTCCAACACGCACGTAGGAGGAGACGTGAATACAATATGATCATTAGCTAAACACGGGAATCTAGCAATCTCATGTGCTACCCTGTTAGCATTTTTCCGAACAAAACGAACTGTTGTCAATAGCATCTCACTGAGCTTCTGTTTGCAGTCCTCTAAAGCTTCTTGCACTTCCAAATTATTTTCTCCTTCTCCTGTAATAGCTGAGACGGTAAGCATGGAGTCAGTATCAACAATAACTCTACCCAAGTGAAATTGCTGGTCCTTGAGCCACGTTAACGCTTCTCTTATCCCTACTGTTTCAGCCTCGAAGACTGACTCAACCTCAGGTAAGCACATGGTCTTCCCAGACAAGAATTCTCCGTTATGCTCTCTTACTACCATTCCAATAGTAAATGTTGGTGCACCAATGAACACAGACGCATCTACATTGATtttgacagaaccaaactcagGTTTCTTCCATTTAGTTTCGCTCTTAGCTCTTATAGTGCTTGCATGCTGAGTTCTATCAATACCTTTCCTTGCTTCGACCCAATCCAAATACACTTTCAAGCTGTTGTCCATGGCAAACCCTGGGCTAACTACCTTCTCATTCCAGATTTTCTTATTTCGCCAGTGCCAAATACCCCACAACACCATACACACCTTACTTAGGTCCTTAGAATTCAAAGTGGTGATTTTCTCCAGTAGCCAGTCAGGGGCAAACTCAATCTCCTGCCAGTTGAAACTCATGTTTACATGCTCCCAACAAGCAGCAGCAAATGGACAGTCAAAAAATAAATGAGCTAAATGCTCTATGTCGGAAAAACACATGGGGCAGGTGATGGGAACACGCATTCCTTTAGAGCTTAAACGGTTCCTGACTGGAACAGCATTTCGAAAAAAACGCCAGATGAAAACCTTCACTTTATTTGGAATATGTAAGTGCCAAATCTTCTTCCAGCCTACACTATGCGGAGCACCAACAGTCCCGAATTTCATACTATACAAAAAATGATAACCTGTTTTAGCACTATAGATACCATTATTCGAACCCGTCCCTGCTATCCGATCAACTGAATCCCTTTGAGGGATTGGAACTGCCAGGATTACATCAGCATCATGTTGCAGAAAACACCTTCTAACCAGTGTTGTGTTCCTGGTTGTGAAGAAATAGACTTGACACTTTCTCATTTCTTCCGTCATACATAGGATTTCTATCAACACAGAAGCCTGCCTTTTTCCTTAACCAAGGATCTGTAGTTGCAACAATATCATTTCCATTGCCAAGGACGCATCTAAATCCTGACTTCAATTCCTCCTTCGCAGTCCAAATACTCGTCCAGATAAAGCTTGGGTTACATCCTTTTGTTGCTTTCAGTACATGAGTCGTAGGGAAGTATTTAGCTTTAAAGACACGTGAAACAAGAGAATTTGCATTCTGCATGAAGTTCCATATGTGTTTACCCAGGAGTGCAATGTTGAAGCCAAATAGGTTTCGAAAACCCAACCCTCCTTTGCTTTTGGGCACACTCATATTGTTCTAAGACACCCAGTTTAGACCTTTCTGCGACTCTACCCTACCCGACCTCCACCAATAATTGTTAAATATTTGTTCCAGCTCTTGACATAGCGTTTTTGGTATTAGGAAGCATGACATGCTATATGAGGGTATTGATTGTGCTACGTTCCTAATTAACATTGTCTTCCCAGCTTGAGACATAGGCTTAGATTGCCATTTCTGTATGCGTTTACTGGCCTCCTCCTTTAAGTAACCAAAAACCTTATGTTTCGATCTGTCCACAAACGATGGCAGCCCCAAATATTTAGTTTCTGTAATTTCATTATACACTCCCAAAATACCACATATCTCAGCTTGTTTGTCGCGTCTGATGTTCGCACTAAAATAAACTCCAGACTTCATAAGGTTTACAACTTGTCCCGAATGCCTCTCATAATCTTCTAACACCCTTTTAACATTGCCAGCCTCCTCTGCTGTTCCCTGGAAGAAAAGAAAACTGTCGTCTGCAAATAAGAGATATGACACCGATGGTGCTGTTGGTGCTATTCTGCAACCGTGAATTTCACCAAATGCTGATGCTAAATCCAATGCATTTGACAAACCCTCAACACACACCAGAAATAGGTAGGGTGAGAGGGGATCGCCCTTACGCAACCCCTTCCTTGGTATGATAGGCCCAATTAGAGAATCATTGAAGCAGAAATTATAGCTTACTGTTTTAACACATAGCATCATTCAGTCTATCCAAGTATTGCAGAAACCCATACATTGCATTCTTTGTTTCAGAAACGACCAACTTACTCTATCATATGCCTTACTAATATCCAGTTTTAGGGCTACCTCCCTCGTTCCTTGTTGATTTTTCCGCCCCATGTGATGGATTATTTCAAAAGCAACCAAGACGTTATCTGTTATGCTTCTATTCTTTACAAATGCCGACTGATTTTCAGAGATAACTAAAGGGAGAACAACACGGAGTCTGTTTGTTAGGACTTTGGCCAGTATCTTGTACAGAACGTTGCATAATACAATGGGTCTAAAATCCTTCATATTTGATACATTTTCTTTTTTTGGGATAAGAACCACGTTGGTGCTGTTAAGCTCTCCAGGAAAATTAGTATCCTGAAGCCAGTTTGTGCAGAATCTAAAAACTTCATGGCCCAGAATTGACCAAAAATGTTGAAAAAACCCCGGATTGAGTCCATCGGGCCCTGCGGCCTTATCTGGGTGCATCTGTTTGATGGCCAGGGTAAATTTATCAAACGTGAACTCATTCGTTAGCATTTTGTTCTATTCCGTAGTCACCAATCTATGTCCAGTCATCGTAATTTCCTCACTCTGATCCTCGACTGTGAACAATGAGAGAAAGTAATCTCGAACCACTCTGCACATTCCCTCCTGATCCTCTACTTTGGAACCATCATTGTCAATAAAAAATGACACCTTATTAGCCTTCTTTCTTGCCGTAGAAGAAGAGTGGAAAAACTTTGTATTGTCATCGCCTTCCCTGAGCCAAAAAATCTTTGCTCTTTATTTCCAGTAGGTCTCTTCCTGCATTAAAAGTGAATTTAACTTATCTTTCTCATTGATGTATTCCTGAACACTCTCATAATCAGTGTAGTCAACCAGTTTGTCCAAATTCGCCTTGTGATGCTTTATTTTTTCTCTGAACTTATGAAAGAACGTCCTGCCCCAACGAGCCATAAAAGATGACACTTCCAGCAGTTTTGGTAGCAGATGAATAGGGGGAAGTGTATTCCAGATATCAGACACCTTCTTGGTAAACTCGGGTTCTTTTAACCACATATTCTCGAAGCGAAatctaaatattttatttgacATGTTAACTTTGAATAAGTCCAACGCCAAGGGTTCATGATCAGATACAGATGTATGCACAATTTTTAAATCATGCAATGGAAATGTCTTCCACCAATTAGCAGAAGCAAAACCTCTGTCCAACTTCTCTCTAACCTAGGCTTCAGTACCACGGCTTCGATCCCAGGTAAATTTACCTCCTCCTAGGGGTAACTCAGAAAGATTACAATCATGTATGGTCTTACTGAATCCATCAAAAAGATATTGATGGTGTTGTGATCTACCTTTCTTATCCGCCACGTTCATGAGATCATTAAAGTCTCCCCAGATACACGAAGGGAGCACAAAGATGCTCGCCAACTTGCGAATTAATGCCCACGATTCTCTACGCCTTGTACGTTCAGGGTGTCCATAATAGCAGGAGAGACGCCAAGATTCAACATTATTCTCCAAGAACACAACATCGATATGGTGTTGTGAGTAACCTGAAATTTGGCACTATAGAGGTCATTTCCAAAGTACTGCAAGGCCACAACCTCTCCCAACTCTATCAACTGAGAAACAAAACTCAAAACCAAAACGAACCCTTAACTCTTCAATTTTGCTAGCAACAGAAATTGTTTCaattaaaaatacaaaaatgGGCTTATGATCTTTGATGAGATCATAAAGAGCACGAACTATCCGAGGGTTCCTAAGCCCCCGGCAGTTCCAACTTAGGTAACTCATTGTTGCTGGCTAGCTTGCTGAGCAAGCTTAGCCAAATAAATCGAACCAGTCTCCACACAATCAGCTTTAGAAAGAGTAGAGTCCTTTAGTATTGTGACATTTGTACTAACCTGAACTGAACGCCCATGGGCCTCGCTACGTTGTCTTTTCCTTTCCTCCAGTTTAATCATTTATAGTTCATCTGTATCCAGCCCATTAATTTCAAACTCATTTGAATTTAAAGTTCCCTCTTTTCCTCCCGAAATATTAGCTCCATTTATAGACTTTCCTTCACTAACAAAATAGTTTGTTGTCTTATCCCTACAATCACGCTTATGCATCTCTGTACGCATGGAATCAGGTGTTTGAAATCCCGAATTTTTCTCCTTATCCTTATCGCTTCCTTCATGCTTTCCCCAATCACCGTCGCCATCTCCCCTGAGCCACTTACTTTTGCCGCCGCCCACCACCCTTCGAGACGGAGCTCTAAGCCACTGTCCCCATTCTTTACTCATAGGAACCTCATTTGCCTCTGGTTTTTTCTTGCAGAACCTCTCTGTATGAGACAGTAAACCACAAATAAAGCAAAAATCACCAAGCTTTTCATACTTGCAGTTAACCATCACTTCTGACTTATCTTTCTTAACAATCTTTTTTCTCCTTTTTAGTGGTTTACGTACATCCAACCTGATTCGAAGCCTCATGAATTCACACCATATACTTGAATTATTTTTTGAATCATACTGCAAAAATGTACCAAAGAAATTACCAAGTTGTTTACCCACCACCTCAGTCATGGATCCCACCGGCAGATCATAAATTTGTATCCAAAAGTCGACTTCAACGAGAGAAACTTTGGTAGGGTCCTCCCCTATTTTGATAACGTTTAATACTAGAAGAACATTATCAAACGTCCATGGCCTATTATTCATCACCCAACTCATATCATCCTTATGGTAGAACTGGAACAGGAACAAACCAGGCCGTATATCCTTGATATTGATGCCCATGACAGGTTTTCACAAGTCCGCTAGCTTCGTTCTCATAGCCCTGCCATTGATGTTTTTCTCCGTCAAGAACCGTCCTACTAGGCATAACTCAAACC
The sequence above is drawn from the Apium graveolens cultivar Ventura chromosome 2, ASM990537v1, whole genome shotgun sequence genome and encodes:
- the LOC141707779 gene encoding CRM-domain containing factor CFM2, chloroplastic, encoding MELLLLPYQSSRSPLVIPNINYSSSSLPTPPLCLLLFPNQTNQNKNYQKLSGFPRVRASVNNTQTPLLPHSAIQRIADKLRTLGFDNHDDKQTAPSPLADDEDSNISSNANSPGQIFVPLPTDIPKYRVGHTFDSSWSTPENPVPEPGTGTAIRQYHHLRNEVLVEKGKRRKVVENNVPSLAELKLSSEELKRLRSIGIKLKQKLKVGKAGVTEGIVNGVHERWRHTELVKIKCDDICRLNMKRTHDLLERKTGGLVIWRSGSNMILYRGADYRYPYFLNEDNETNKTLQFDDPIDGENEICSSRVGSVGSSESPLSNKTVKPPLIQGVGSPNRVRFQLPGELQLAEESDSLLDGLGPRFTDWWGYDPLPVDADLLPAVVSGYRKPFRLLPYGVKPILTNDEMNTLKRLGRPLPCHFALGRNRKLQGLAASIIKLWERCEIAKIAIKRGVQNTNSELIAKELKWLTGGVLLSRDREYIVLYRGKDFLPAKVSVAIEQQRKRLNGVNDRRDHNSSAIDVQNHKPGTVDINLKTNDSVIGDNLVVPAIEAENYVHQKEKVLSEQRKLRSIEEAVTRTNSKLSLALAKKARAETLLTELEKEEILQPSEIDKEGITEEERYMLRKVGLRMKPFLLLGRRGVFDGTVENMHLHWKYRELVKIICGERSIEEVHARARTLEAESGGILVAVERVSKGYAIIVYRGKNYKRPSSLRPQTLLNKREAMKRSIEAQRRESLKLHVLKLDRDVDELQHKLARDQQRINMQLAKDLIVQTEKKDELDRCHSKIVEKSYAVLSNCSENASFHQENVEVIDSDKAKFSVTNTNDGVESSREDLRATPEDMWTGLSTEDDFKDREKLIISVSALAIEDTDRLKNMNGEVVHAESVVAASHNTDKSQGHFSDFKYTESLKVSSLNSSKSEGLVHKDLEVCSGDVPFKAARLSNRERLLLRKQALGAKKRPVLAVGKNNIVSGVAKTIKTHFQKHPLAIVNIKGRAKGTSIQEVVLELERATGAVLVSQEPSKVILHRGWGGGDKPGPGQSMENKTIESGTTPRGQDKKLNTVISPELMSAIKIECGLEFSRGENTVG